In one window of Terriglobales bacterium DNA:
- a CDS encoding acyloxyacyl hydrolase: MKIAVRLCILAGLLVVATLGAAQDELPGKHEVSVWLNRSFSNGHVFGWAQNRELFFAEVRYARRFATIKGMELRYQAAVVPVALLNDDLGNYQREWVYAAGASPIGLHVRFRPTKRVSPFLSNTGGFLYFQRRVLFDDTTQFNFTVELAAGTEIRVASREAVVFGYKYHHFSNANRGVRNPGLDSHMLFVGFAWFR, encoded by the coding sequence ATGAAGATTGCGGTTCGCCTTTGCATTCTCGCCGGCTTGCTTGTGGTGGCTACGTTGGGTGCGGCACAGGATGAATTGCCGGGGAAGCATGAGGTCTCGGTGTGGCTGAACCGGTCGTTCAGCAATGGGCACGTCTTCGGATGGGCGCAGAACCGTGAACTCTTCTTCGCGGAGGTTCGATATGCGCGCCGATTCGCAACTATCAAAGGCATGGAATTGCGTTACCAGGCGGCGGTGGTGCCGGTTGCACTGCTGAATGACGATCTGGGCAACTACCAAAGGGAGTGGGTTTACGCGGCTGGCGCGAGTCCGATTGGGCTGCACGTGCGGTTTCGTCCGACGAAACGCGTCTCGCCGTTTCTCTCGAACACGGGCGGGTTTCTCTACTTCCAACGGCGGGTACTGTTTGATGACACGACGCAGTTCAACTTCACGGTTGAGCTGGCAGCAGGGACGGAGATTCGAGTTGCGAGCAGGGAGGCGGTTGTATTCGGGTATAAGTATCACCACTTCTCGAATGCAAATCGTGGAGTGCGAAATCCGGGGCTGGATTCGCACATGCTGTTCGTGGGATTTGCGTGGTTCCGGTAA